In one Neobacillus sp. WH10 genomic region, the following are encoded:
- a CDS encoding BMC domain-containing protein: MRYLGDEALGLIETVGMVPAIEAADKMLKAANVELVSYENVGSTLVTIMVKGDVAAVRASVEAGAEAAAAIGKLTAHNVMPRPIKSVGDIVSIYDIDK; this comes from the coding sequence ATGAGGTATCTAGGAGATGAAGCTTTAGGTCTTATTGAAACAGTAGGTATGGTCCCGGCGATAGAGGCAGCAGATAAAATGTTAAAGGCAGCAAATGTGGAGCTAGTATCATACGAAAACGTAGGATCCACTTTAGTTACGATTATGGTAAAGGGGGATGTGGCTGCTGTAAGAGCATCAGTGGAAGCAGGCGCTGAAGCTGCTGCCGCAATCGGTAAATTAACAGCACATAATGTTATGCCGCGCCCTATAAAAAGTGTCGGTGACATTGTTTCTATATATGACATTGATAAATAA
- a CDS encoding BMC domain-containing protein — MNNYEALGLIETFGIVYVLEAADAMCKSADVELVGFENVASGYISVLVRGDVGACRTAVSTGVKAVEDMGSQVYSSVVIARPHADIEKIIARYSIENLLG, encoded by the coding sequence ATGAATAATTATGAAGCGTTAGGCTTAATAGAAACATTTGGTATAGTGTATGTCTTAGAGGCAGCAGATGCCATGTGCAAATCAGCAGATGTCGAGTTAGTTGGTTTTGAGAACGTAGCTTCAGGATATATTTCTGTGTTAGTTCGCGGTGATGTTGGGGCTTGTAGAACAGCTGTAAGCACTGGTGTAAAAGCTGTAGAAGATATGGGTTCTCAGGTTTACAGTTCTGTTGTAATCGCAAGACCGCATGCCGATATTGAAAAAATTATTGCGCGTTATTCAATCGAAAACTTGCTTGGTTAA
- a CDS encoding aldehyde dehydrogenase family protein → MNIIDNDLLSIQEARILVENAREAQKKLAAFPQKKLDEIVERMVEEIDKHARELAMMSSDETDYGKWQDKYVKNKFINGYLINRLRGKTYVGIINDDAQSKTMDIGVPIGVIIALCPATSPASTTIYKALIAIKSGNAIIFSPHPRAKNTISKTLDILIRAAEGYGLPEGALSYLHKVTPSGTSQLMNHDATSLIMNTGVPSMLKATQMSGKPVIYGGNGNGPAFIERTADIKQAVQDIITSKTFDYGVVSAAEQAVVVDRCIASEVKREFQSNGAYFMTEEESQKLGSLFFRSDGRANTEMVGKSAQQLAKQAGFNVPDNVLVLISEQKYVSDTNPYSKEKLCPVLAYYIEDDWMNACEKCIELLISERNGHTLVIHSTDEAVIRQFALKKPVGRVLVNTPATFGSMGATTNLFPAMTLGSGSAGVGITTDNVSPMNLIYIRKVGYGVRKTEEIRNGVLSEEALSVDGAAQSTAYKVEDIELLKSILKNAIEGH, encoded by the coding sequence ATGAATATTATTGATAATGATTTGCTCTCCATCCAAGAAGCTCGAATTCTTGTGGAAAATGCACGTGAAGCACAAAAAAAGCTAGCAGCCTTTCCGCAGAAAAAACTGGATGAGATAGTTGAGCGCATGGTAGAAGAGATAGACAAGCATGCACGTGAACTTGCCATGATGTCCAGTGATGAAACGGATTATGGAAAATGGCAGGATAAATATGTTAAGAACAAGTTCATTAATGGATACCTGATTAACAGATTAAGAGGAAAGACTTATGTAGGGATTATTAACGATGATGCACAAAGCAAAACAATGGATATCGGTGTCCCGATTGGTGTCATTATTGCTCTATGTCCTGCAACCAGCCCAGCTTCTACTACTATTTATAAGGCATTAATAGCAATAAAGTCCGGCAATGCGATCATCTTTTCACCACATCCTAGAGCGAAAAATACAATTAGTAAGACACTAGACATTTTGATCCGAGCTGCTGAGGGATATGGGTTGCCAGAAGGAGCCCTTTCCTACTTGCATAAGGTTACGCCTAGTGGAACATCTCAATTAATGAATCATGACGCCACCTCCTTGATTATGAATACAGGTGTTCCTAGTATGTTAAAAGCAACACAAATGTCAGGAAAGCCTGTTATTTATGGTGGAAATGGCAATGGCCCTGCTTTTATTGAACGTACGGCTGACATCAAACAGGCGGTACAGGATATTATTACAAGTAAAACATTTGATTACGGAGTTGTATCTGCAGCGGAACAAGCTGTTGTAGTCGATCGATGTATAGCTTCGGAAGTAAAGCGAGAGTTTCAGAGTAATGGCGCGTATTTTATGACAGAAGAGGAATCACAAAAACTAGGGTCTCTCTTTTTCCGGTCGGACGGAAGGGCGAATACAGAAATGGTTGGTAAATCGGCACAGCAATTGGCAAAGCAAGCTGGTTTTAATGTGCCAGACAATGTGTTGGTCCTAATATCAGAGCAAAAATACGTTTCCGATACTAATCCATATTCGAAAGAAAAGCTTTGTCCGGTTTTGGCCTATTACATAGAAGACGATTGGATGAATGCTTGTGAAAAGTGTATTGAATTGTTAATTAGTGAGCGGAACGGTCATACTCTTGTTATTCATTCAACTGATGAAGCAGTAATTCGCCAGTTTGCCTTAAAAAAACCCGTAGGCAGAGTACTTGTTAATACCCCAGCAACTTTTGGAAGTATGGGTGCGACAACGAATCTATTCCCTGCAATGACTCTTGGCAGTGGATCTGCAGGTGTAGGGATTACTACCGATAATGTTTCACCAATGAATCTAATCTATATCCGCAAGGTTGGATACGGTGTCCGAAAGACAGAAGAGATTAGAAATGGAGTGTTATCAGAGGAAGCGCTTTCGGTTGACGGAGCGGCACAGTCTACTGCCTATAAGGTAGAAGACATTGAACTGCTGAAGTCTATTTTGAAAAATGCTATCGAAGGACATTGA
- the cutC gene encoding choline trimethylamine-lyase has product MDIRDFSKKLAEATKTMSPEERAGLIKLFEGVTTTMAKEDESDFTKEFSHHDGVPEGMTERQKRLKENYMKHVPSITTHRARAITKIAKENPGMPKIMLRAKCFRYCCETAPLVIQDDELIVGAPNGAPRAGAFSPDIAWRWMVDEIDTIGTRPQDPFYIAEEDKRIMREELFPFWEGKSVDEYCEDQYREAGLWTLSGESFVSDCSYHALNGGGDSNPGYDVILMKKGMLDIQQEAKDHLEKLDYQNPEDIEKIYFYKSIIDTTEGVMIYAKRLSDYAAELAAKEKNPKRKAELEKISEVNAWVPAHKPRTFWEAIQSVWTIESLLVVEENQTGMSIGRVDQYMYPFYKADIESGRMTDFEAFELAGCMLIKMSEMMWITSEGGSKFFAGYQPFVNMCVGGVTRDGRDATNDLTYLLMDAVRHVKIYQPSLATRIHNKSPQKYLKKIVDVIRSGMGFPACHFDDAHIKMMLSKGVSIEDARDYCLMGCVEPQKSGRLYQWTSTAYTQWPICIELVLNHGVPLWFGKQVTPDMGDLSQYKTYEDFENAVNEQIKYITKWSSVATVISQRIHREMAPKPLMSIMYEGCMESGKDVSAGGAMYNFGPGVVWSGLATYTDSMAAIKKLVFDEKKYTLEQLNEALKADFIGYEQIRTDCLNAPKYGNDDDYADLIASDVINFTERDHRKYKTLYSILSHGTLSISNNTPFGQLTGASANGRRAWLPLSDGISPSQGADVKGPTAIIKSISKMAVDSMNIGMVHNFKLMAGLLDTPEGEEGIITLLRTASVLGNGEMQFNYLDNKTLIEAQKHPEQHRDLIVRVAGYSAFFVELCKDVQDEIISRTMLTKI; this is encoded by the coding sequence TTGGATATTCGTGATTTTTCAAAAAAATTAGCAGAAGCAACCAAAACCATGTCTCCTGAGGAACGAGCAGGGTTAATTAAGTTATTTGAAGGCGTTACAACCACTATGGCAAAAGAAGACGAAAGCGATTTTACGAAAGAATTTAGTCATCATGACGGGGTTCCAGAGGGAATGACTGAACGCCAAAAGAGGTTAAAAGAAAACTATATGAAGCACGTTCCTTCAATTACAACCCATCGTGCTAGAGCGATAACAAAGATCGCGAAGGAAAATCCCGGCATGCCTAAGATTATGTTACGGGCTAAATGTTTCCGTTATTGCTGTGAGACAGCACCATTGGTCATTCAGGATGATGAGCTAATTGTTGGAGCACCAAACGGAGCCCCTCGTGCTGGAGCGTTTTCCCCGGATATTGCTTGGAGATGGATGGTTGACGAAATTGATACAATTGGAACTCGTCCTCAGGACCCATTTTACATTGCTGAAGAAGATAAAAGGATTATGCGTGAAGAACTGTTCCCATTCTGGGAAGGTAAGTCCGTTGATGAATATTGTGAAGATCAATACCGGGAAGCTGGTCTCTGGACACTTTCAGGTGAATCCTTTGTTTCTGATTGTTCGTACCATGCTTTAAATGGCGGCGGTGACTCCAATCCAGGCTATGATGTCATCCTAATGAAAAAGGGCATGCTAGATATTCAACAAGAGGCAAAGGATCATTTGGAGAAACTGGATTACCAAAATCCAGAAGACATTGAAAAGATCTATTTCTACAAATCTATTATTGATACAACAGAAGGCGTAATGATTTATGCCAAGCGATTATCTGATTACGCAGCAGAATTAGCTGCAAAGGAAAAGAATCCAAAACGTAAGGCAGAATTAGAAAAGATTTCCGAAGTGAATGCTTGGGTACCAGCCCATAAGCCGCGTACTTTTTGGGAAGCGATTCAATCCGTTTGGACGATTGAATCACTGCTAGTGGTGGAAGAGAATCAGACAGGTATGTCAATCGGTCGTGTTGACCAGTATATGTATCCATTCTATAAGGCAGATATAGAATCAGGTAGAATGACTGACTTTGAAGCATTTGAACTGGCTGGTTGTATGCTGATTAAAATGTCTGAAATGATGTGGATTACAAGTGAAGGTGGTTCTAAGTTTTTTGCAGGGTATCAGCCATTTGTCAATATGTGTGTTGGCGGTGTGACACGGGACGGTCGCGATGCAACCAATGACCTTACCTACCTGCTTATGGATGCGGTTCGTCATGTTAAGATTTATCAGCCGTCATTGGCAACTCGGATCCATAATAAATCACCGCAGAAATATTTGAAAAAAATAGTGGATGTTATTCGCTCTGGTATGGGATTCCCAGCATGTCATTTTGATGATGCACATATAAAGATGATGCTGTCAAAAGGTGTTTCGATCGAAGATGCACGAGACTATTGCTTAATGGGCTGTGTTGAACCTCAAAAGTCTGGTCGTCTTTATCAGTGGACTTCTACTGCTTATACCCAATGGCCTATCTGCATAGAATTAGTTCTAAACCATGGTGTTCCGCTTTGGTTTGGTAAGCAAGTCACTCCAGACATGGGAGATTTGAGCCAATATAAAACTTATGAGGATTTTGAAAACGCTGTTAATGAGCAAATTAAATATATTACAAAGTGGTCAAGCGTAGCTACCGTTATCTCTCAGCGGATTCACAGAGAAATGGCTCCTAAGCCTCTCATGTCTATCATGTACGAGGGCTGCATGGAAAGCGGTAAAGATGTTTCTGCAGGCGGGGCTATGTACAACTTTGGCCCAGGTGTTGTCTGGTCTGGTTTAGCTACCTATACAGACTCAATGGCTGCCATCAAGAAATTAGTATTTGACGAGAAGAAGTATACCCTAGAACAGCTTAATGAAGCATTAAAGGCTGACTTTATTGGCTATGAACAGATTAGAACCGACTGCCTGAATGCTCCTAAGTATGGCAACGATGATGATTATGCTGATTTAATTGCTTCAGATGTGATTAATTTTACAGAGAGGGATCATCGTAAATACAAGACACTTTATTCTATTTTGAGTCATGGCACATTGTCCATTTCGAACAACACTCCGTTTGGACAATTAACAGGAGCATCTGCAAATGGTCGTCGGGCATGGCTGCCATTGTCTGATGGTATCAGCCCGTCTCAAGGGGCTGATGTAAAAGGCCCGACCGCTATAATCAAATCTATTTCAAAGATGGCTGTTGATAGTATGAACATAGGTATGGTTCATAACTTTAAGCTTATGGCTGGATTGCTCGATACGCCGGAAGGGGAAGAAGGTATTATTACCCTTTTACGTACTGCTTCTGTACTAGGCAATGGAGAGATGCAGTTTAATTATCTTGATAATAAAACATTGATCGAAGCACAGAAACATCCTGAGCAGCATCGGGATTTAATTGTTCGGGTAGCAGGTTACAGTGCATTCTTTGTCGAGCTTTGTAAGGACGTTCAAGACGAAATTATCAGCAGAACGATGCTGACAAAAATTTAA
- the cutD gene encoding choline TMA-lyase-activating enzyme — translation MGNPKEGIIERKAFISNIQKYNMFDGPGVRTIVFFKGCPLRCKWCANPEGLERKYQVMFKRSACTDCGSCVSVCPVGIHSILKETSKHEVSRNIDCTGCRKCSDICPESALSIVGGMKTISELFEIVEEDRLFYEMSGGGITLGGGEVLMQPEAAANLLMVCKQEGINTAIETSGYAKLESVLRVAEFVDLFLYDIKHINSERHFELTGVRNELILNNLKELLTRRYYVKIRMPLLKGINDSQDAIEGVIQFLLPFREYKNFKGIDLLPYHKFGVNKYNQLGKEYPLTGDPSLNSEEMKRIENWFKEYDFPVMVINH, via the coding sequence ATGGGCAATCCAAAAGAAGGAATAATCGAGAGAAAAGCATTTATTTCCAACATACAGAAATATAATATGTTCGATGGACCGGGTGTAAGAACAATTGTGTTTTTTAAAGGATGCCCATTACGTTGTAAGTGGTGTGCAAATCCTGAAGGACTCGAACGAAAATATCAAGTAATGTTTAAAAGAAGCGCATGTACAGATTGTGGTTCCTGTGTTTCTGTCTGCCCGGTCGGTATCCACAGTATTTTAAAAGAAACCTCAAAACATGAAGTATCGCGCAACATTGATTGTACTGGCTGCCGTAAGTGTTCTGATATTTGTCCGGAGTCGGCATTATCTATTGTTGGTGGTATGAAAACTATTTCTGAACTTTTTGAGATAGTGGAAGAGGATAGATTGTTTTATGAAATGTCTGGCGGAGGCATTACGTTAGGCGGCGGCGAAGTATTAATGCAGCCTGAGGCTGCAGCGAATCTGCTGATGGTTTGTAAGCAAGAGGGGATTAATACGGCAATAGAAACCAGCGGCTATGCAAAACTAGAATCTGTTCTCAGAGTTGCGGAGTTTGTGGATTTGTTTCTTTATGATATCAAACACATTAATTCGGAGCGTCACTTTGAATTAACAGGAGTTCGTAATGAACTGATATTAAACAACCTAAAGGAGCTTCTTACCCGCAGATATTATGTGAAGATTAGGATGCCTTTATTAAAAGGAATCAATGATAGCCAGGACGCAATTGAAGGAGTTATTCAGTTTTTATTGCCATTCCGTGAATATAAAAACTTTAAAGGAATTGATTTACTGCCGTACCATAAGTTCGGTGTAAATAAGTACAACCAGTTAGGAAAAGAATATCCGCTGACAGGGGATCCAAGCTTGAATAGTGAGGAAATGAAAAGGATTGAGAATTGGTTTAAGGAATATGACTTCCCAGTTATGGTTATCAATCACTGA
- a CDS encoding BMC domain-containing protein translates to MGAFNEKAIERIIQESVPGKQVTIAHVIASPMPDIYERLGIDEKGAIGILTLTPYETSIIAADIATKTADVEIGFLDRFTGSVVISGDVQSVVTALEAVNDTLNKMLGFVTTPITRT, encoded by the coding sequence ATGGGAGCATTTAATGAAAAAGCGATAGAGCGTATCATACAAGAATCGGTACCTGGAAAACAAGTTACGATTGCACATGTGATTGCTTCACCAATGCCGGATATCTATGAACGGTTAGGAATAGACGAAAAAGGAGCAATTGGGATTCTAACCTTAACACCATACGAAACCTCCATTATTGCTGCTGATATTGCGACCAAGACGGCTGATGTAGAAATTGGATTTCTTGATCGTTTTACAGGATCGGTAGTGATTAGCGGTGATGTCCAAAGTGTCGTAACCGCACTGGAAGCAGTAAATGATACATTAAATAAAATGCTGGGTTTTGTGACAACCCCAATTACACGAACATGA
- a CDS encoding EutP/PduV family microcompartment system protein, with protein MVIGPTNCGKTTLVNALNDDDRPIRKTQNIIYGKNTIDVPGSYIENTWMYKYLISAVQDASHVLILVDQSNCKDVYSPGFAKVFRCPVIGVITKSDLKPENEDLCIRQLRLIGVADPYYKVSVPSGKGVGALKEILFVKIMREENEVYYRG; from the coding sequence ATGGTGATTGGGCCAACAAATTGTGGAAAGACCACTCTGGTCAATGCATTAAATGATGATGACAGACCGATTAGAAAAACACAAAACATTATTTACGGAAAAAACACCATCGATGTTCCAGGTTCTTATATAGAAAACACATGGATGTACAAATATTTAATTTCAGCCGTACAGGATGCATCACATGTATTGATTTTAGTGGATCAATCAAACTGCAAGGATGTGTATTCACCTGGATTTGCCAAGGTTTTTAGATGTCCTGTAATTGGAGTCATTACAAAAAGTGATTTAAAGCCAGAAAATGAGGACCTATGTATCCGGCAACTGAGGCTGATTGGAGTGGCAGATCCTTACTATAAAGTAAGTGTTCCGAGTGGTAAAGGCGTAGGTGCTTTAAAAGAGATTTTATTCGTAAAGATAATGAGGGAGGAAAATGAAGTTTATTACCGAGGGTGA
- a CDS encoding cobalamin adenosyltransferase → MKFITEGDLRDLYKKEPFTAYDLESDARLTPGARQFLADRGIYMLNDALGTRTTKTTKAAELPESKNNWKKLRLYSMLKSIDALFLLTVEELLSRDVCLAQSTLKLNRQFSCIKNSVKNNGIVENLTCSECTGINENNFSDTLEDCFEITDFHMQLEKGREILILHRLRSALQEVEPVLQELSCSSEEEKKLFEGIVCKVNQVINSLSQLICSAVGGEKCQRKG, encoded by the coding sequence ATGAAGTTTATTACCGAGGGTGACTTGCGGGATTTATATAAAAAAGAACCTTTTACTGCTTATGATTTGGAATCTGATGCAAGACTTACACCTGGAGCACGCCAGTTTCTTGCCGATCGCGGGATTTACATGCTAAATGACGCTCTCGGTACAAGAACCACGAAAACAACGAAAGCGGCTGAATTACCTGAGAGTAAGAATAATTGGAAAAAGTTGAGGCTCTACAGCATGCTGAAATCGATAGATGCTTTGTTTCTTCTAACTGTAGAAGAACTGTTGAGCAGAGATGTTTGTTTGGCACAAAGTACGCTTAAACTTAATAGACAATTTTCTTGTATTAAAAATTCAGTGAAGAACAATGGTATTGTCGAAAATTTAACTTGCAGTGAATGCACAGGGATAAATGAGAATAATTTTTCTGATACTCTAGAAGATTGTTTTGAAATAACAGATTTTCACATGCAGCTTGAAAAAGGTAGAGAAATACTAATTTTACATAGGCTTCGCAGCGCACTTCAGGAAGTAGAGCCGGTTTTGCAAGAACTCAGCTGCAGCAGTGAAGAAGAGAAAAAGCTGTTCGAAGGAATTGTTTGCAAGGTTAATCAGGTTATTAATAGCCTTTCTCAATTAATTTGTTCAGCGGTTGGAGGGGAAAAATGTCAAAGGAAAGGTTAA
- the eutJ gene encoding ethanolamine utilization protein EutJ has translation MSKERLTFQYCDQLVRDFEKAIEHPIVSKSSIYYTGVDLGTACVVLAVLDENLQPVAGAYRYADVVRDGMVVDYIGAVNIVRDLKKELEKKLGAELIYAAAAIPPGTDALDSGAVKNVVQAAGFELTYLLDEPTAANEVLKMENGAVIDIGGGTTGISILKDGKVVYVVDEPTGGTHFSLVISGAYKISFADAEKYKRDDKKHKELLPVLRPVVEKISSIILQHIKGFDIKEISLVGGTCCLDGIEEIIEKKTGIFTHKPKNPMFVTPLGIALSCRNQYKE, from the coding sequence ATGTCAAAGGAAAGGTTAACTTTTCAATACTGTGATCAACTTGTAAGGGATTTTGAAAAGGCAATTGAACATCCTATTGTGAGTAAATCTTCTATTTACTACACAGGAGTTGATCTAGGTACGGCATGTGTCGTTCTAGCCGTTTTGGATGAAAATTTGCAGCCAGTGGCGGGTGCTTATCGTTATGCTGATGTTGTTCGTGATGGTATGGTAGTCGATTATATTGGTGCTGTTAATATTGTTAGAGATTTAAAGAAAGAGCTTGAGAAGAAATTGGGAGCTGAATTAATCTATGCAGCGGCTGCAATTCCTCCTGGAACAGATGCGTTGGATTCAGGTGCCGTAAAAAATGTTGTCCAGGCTGCCGGGTTTGAACTGACCTACCTACTTGATGAGCCCACTGCGGCAAATGAAGTCCTCAAAATGGAGAACGGAGCAGTTATAGATATAGGTGGAGGTACGACAGGTATTTCTATTCTGAAGGATGGAAAAGTTGTTTATGTTGTAGATGAGCCTACAGGTGGTACTCACTTTTCGTTGGTGATTTCTGGTGCTTACAAAATATCTTTTGCAGATGCAGAAAAATATAAGCGTGATGACAAGAAACATAAAGAATTGCTGCCTGTATTAAGACCCGTGGTAGAAAAGATTTCTTCTATTATTCTCCAGCATATTAAGGGGTTTGACATTAAAGAAATATCTTTGGTCGGTGGAACCTGCTGCTTAGACGGTATCGAAGAAATAATCGAAAAGAAGACAGGTATATTCACTCATAAGCCGAAGAATCCAATGTTTGTCACCCCACTAGGAATAGCACTTAGCTGCAGGAATCAATACAAAGAATAG
- a CDS encoding BMC domain-containing protein, with product MEFRIIKSPSEGTIDIIMRRIGTGITKKMDCIDAVGLVQGRMIEMIFAADIAEKAVGVTVADVRGSCPQNMILIAIFGDTSSVEAAMHEIKRKSEEGICK from the coding sequence ATGGAGTTTCGAATAATTAAATCCCCTTCAGAGGGTACGATCGATATCATAATGCGGCGAATTGGAACAGGTATCACTAAAAAAATGGATTGTATTGATGCTGTTGGTCTGGTACAGGGCAGAATGATTGAAATGATTTTTGCAGCAGATATTGCTGAAAAGGCAGTGGGTGTCACGGTAGCGGATGTTAGAGGCAGTTGTCCTCAAAATATGATTTTAATTGCCATCTTTGGGGATACCTCATCTGTTGAAGCAGCAATGCATGAGATTAAACGCAAGTCGGAGGAAGGTATATGTAAATGA
- a CDS encoding EutN/CcmL family microcompartment protein translates to MITAKLIDTVWATRKADSLNGLKFMLAEVIGGSNEGKRLVVVDIISAGIGDRVIVTTGSSARKMLGDDAIPVDAVVVGIIDEDCKFN, encoded by the coding sequence ATGATAACCGCAAAACTGATTGATACAGTATGGGCAACAAGAAAAGCAGACTCACTTAACGGATTAAAGTTTATGCTGGCAGAAGTGATCGGGGGCAGCAATGAAGGTAAGCGCCTGGTTGTTGTAGATATTATCAGTGCTGGTATCGGAGATAGGGTTATTGTCACCACAGGCTCATCGGCTCGCAAAATGCTTGGCGATGATGCTATTCCGGTTGACGCAGTTGTTGTCGGTATCATTGATGAAGATTGTAAGTTTAATTGA
- a CDS encoding BMC domain-containing protein: MSNAIGMVEFTSIARGYYAADQMVKISDVEIVTAGSSCPGKFIAIVHGDVAAVQDSVKIGERMAEEYFVDSIIIPNVSPEVFPAITGSTTPDSIQALGILESFSMATMILAADAILKTANVQALELRLGNGIGGKAYFTFTGDVAAVQTSIEAGKAIAEEKGLYVNAEIIPSPSDKLIPCLF, from the coding sequence ATGTCGAACGCAATAGGAATGGTTGAATTTACAAGTATTGCTCGTGGTTACTACGCGGCAGATCAGATGGTAAAGATTTCGGATGTAGAAATAGTCACAGCTGGTTCCTCCTGCCCTGGGAAGTTTATTGCCATTGTTCATGGTGACGTTGCAGCCGTTCAGGATTCAGTAAAGATAGGTGAACGGATGGCTGAAGAATACTTTGTGGATTCTATTATTATACCAAATGTAAGTCCAGAGGTATTTCCCGCCATTACAGGATCAACCACTCCTGATAGCATTCAGGCGTTGGGAATATTGGAATCTTTTTCAATGGCAACTATGATTTTAGCAGCGGATGCCATTCTTAAGACGGCCAATGTTCAAGCTTTAGAGCTCCGTTTGGGAAATGGAATAGGCGGAAAGGCGTACTTCACCTTTACCGGTGACGTGGCTGCTGTTCAAACGAGTATTGAAGCGGGAAAGGCAATAGCAGAAGAAAAAGGTTTGTATGTAAATGCAGAGATAATCCCATCGCCGTCCGATAAACTGATACCATGTTTATTCTAA
- a CDS encoding cupin domain-containing protein, with the protein MKNLICVKDVEDMDKQGKKVFYIDRNTIITPAAKDAAKVCGMEFSLEEQISETKSPEPVKSCGGEIDSNVIYTVLKTMMEKGLLKGMFDNVHVPPYIDERDSGGLKLVRGNSVRFDVFDTGNPNNKVFYQELISKDDASMSAGFLTIEKSSFEWELCYEEIDYVIEGTLTITINGKTFTAYPGDVLYVPSGSKVVWGSPDKAKVFYTTYPANWSDMMPS; encoded by the coding sequence ATGAAGAATTTGATTTGCGTGAAAGATGTTGAGGACATGGATAAGCAAGGGAAGAAAGTATTTTATATTGATAGAAATACAATTATTACCCCAGCTGCTAAGGATGCGGCTAAAGTTTGTGGCATGGAGTTTTCGTTAGAGGAGCAGATATCTGAAACTAAATCCCCTGAACCGGTAAAAAGCTGCGGTGGTGAGATCGACAGTAATGTGATCTATACGGTGCTTAAGACGATGATGGAAAAAGGACTTTTAAAAGGAATGTTTGATAACGTTCATGTGCCTCCATATATTGATGAACGCGATAGTGGGGGATTAAAGCTAGTTCGCGGTAATTCAGTTAGGTTTGATGTGTTTGATACAGGTAACCCGAATAATAAAGTGTTCTATCAAGAATTGATTAGCAAAGATGATGCCTCGATGAGCGCTGGATTTTTAACAATAGAAAAATCTAGTTTTGAATGGGAATTGTGTTATGAGGAAATTGATTATGTAATAGAAGGTACTTTGACAATAACCATTAATGGAAAAACCTTTACTGCATATCCTGGAGATGTTCTCTATGTTCCGTCAGGCTCTAAGGTAGTTTGGGGTTCTCCTGACAAGGCGAAAGTATTTTATACTACATATCCAGCCAACTGGTCTGACATGATGCCTAGTTAA
- a CDS encoding BMC domain-containing protein has protein sequence MQALGLIETRGLTVAIESADAMLKAAEVTLIEKTYVGGGLVSIAVTGEVSAVIAAVEAGAGAVRQINSAMLISQHVIPRPDKELEGLIVSVNPLENSDLPISDSIKVEPEEEAVVGDLIVEEKNTISLEMSVEEIEKKTIDYIVLEYGLQEALEYLGSLKVSKLRNLAREYQEIGIAGREISKADKKKLLAELTQYYNHFNNKLHD, from the coding sequence ATGCAAGCACTAGGGTTAATTGAAACAAGAGGACTTACTGTAGCGATTGAAAGTGCAGATGCCATGCTTAAGGCAGCAGAGGTTACCCTTATCGAAAAGACTTACGTAGGGGGAGGTCTTGTTTCAATCGCTGTTACCGGTGAGGTATCTGCTGTAATAGCAGCTGTAGAAGCTGGTGCAGGAGCTGTGAGACAAATAAATAGCGCAATGCTGATTTCTCAACATGTGATTCCCCGCCCTGATAAGGAGCTGGAAGGGTTGATTGTATCAGTGAACCCGCTTGAAAATTCGGATTTGCCAATATCTGATTCAATTAAAGTTGAACCAGAAGAGGAAGCTGTAGTTGGTGATTTAATTGTTGAAGAAAAAAACACAATCTCATTGGAGATGAGTGTAGAAGAAATAGAAAAAAAGACGATTGATTATATTGTTCTTGAATACGGTTTACAAGAAGCCTTAGAGTATCTCGGCAGCCTAAAAGTGTCGAAGCTTCGAAATTTAGCGCGTGAATATCAGGAGATAGGAATAGCAGGAAGAGAGATTTCGAAGGCAGATAAGAAAAAGTTGCTTGCTGAGTTAACTCAATACTATAACCATTTTAATAATAAATTACATGATTAA